A DNA window from Selenomonas sp. oral taxon 126 contains the following coding sequences:
- a CDS encoding glycogen/starch/alpha-glucan phosphorylase: MAQKDQVNRPTGKALETMKKILKSRFITTAHVMFGREVEELTEVEIYKTIAATAKQSISDNWIKTNKQYGERKEKQIYYFSIEFLLGRLLKSNLINLGIEEALREVLGDFKLKLSDAYEAEPDAGLGNGGLGRLAACFIDSLAAHRLPGHGCTIRYQYGLFEQKIVGGNQVEIPDNWLRDGFAWEYRKPDKSVDVKFGGNAYMRDMGDGKLELVHEDPMIVMAVPYDMPIVGYHNATVNTLRMWNAEVNRDFSDYGMLTQEQIQQRNDYRSFVESITRYLYPDDSTFEGRRMRLIQEYFFVSAGVQSIVRHYKKTGMSIYDFGKKIGIHINDTHPALCVAELMRVLVDEEELTWEDAWAITRDTIGYTNHTIMPEALETWSVDMFRPLLPRIYMIIDEINRRHLEEVRRRYPNNEDKVRALSIIQDGVIHMARLSIVGGHSVNGVAKIHTGILKSTTLKDFYDYTPRKFNNKTNGITHRRWLMGANPELADLIDTMLGSREWHRHPEKMDGLHDHVADKNFREQLMKIKHLRREGLARYIEQHNGVKLNPDSMFDIQVKRIHSYKRQLMNILHIMYRYHRALSEPGFLTQPVTYFFGGKAAPGYYIAKETIRLINVVADRINKDKRVSDFMKVIFIENFGVSIGELVYPAADVSEQISTASKEASGTGNMKFMMNGAITLGTLDGANVEIRDAVGNDHCVIFGLKAEEVMNYYATGAYSAWDEYHTNEKVRTVMNQLVDGTYGDFRSLYDYLLHANDEFFILKDFNAYDNARIEVMRRFKDKDGWARTAAMNVAHSGGFSSDRTIDEYAREIWGIRPVIIS, from the coding sequence TTGGCACAGAAGGATCAGGTCAACCGACCGACAGGGAAGGCTCTCGAGACGATGAAGAAGATCTTGAAGAGCCGCTTCATCACAACCGCGCATGTTATGTTTGGCCGCGAGGTAGAAGAACTGACGGAGGTCGAGATCTATAAGACGATCGCGGCAACCGCCAAACAGTCCATCTCGGATAATTGGATCAAGACGAATAAGCAGTATGGGGAACGCAAGGAGAAGCAGATCTACTATTTTTCCATCGAATTCCTGCTTGGGCGCCTCTTGAAATCCAATCTTATCAACCTCGGCATTGAGGAGGCCCTGCGGGAAGTCCTCGGCGACTTCAAGCTGAAACTCTCCGATGCCTACGAGGCGGAGCCGGATGCAGGCCTCGGCAACGGCGGCCTCGGCCGCCTTGCGGCGTGTTTCATTGACTCACTCGCGGCGCATCGTCTGCCGGGGCACGGCTGCACGATCCGCTATCAGTACGGGCTCTTCGAGCAGAAGATCGTCGGCGGCAATCAGGTCGAGATTCCCGACAACTGGCTGCGCGACGGCTTTGCGTGGGAGTACCGCAAGCCGGACAAGTCCGTCGATGTCAAATTCGGCGGCAATGCCTATATGCGCGACATGGGGGACGGCAAGCTCGAGCTTGTGCACGAGGACCCGATGATCGTCATGGCAGTGCCGTACGATATGCCGATTGTCGGCTACCACAACGCGACAGTCAATACGCTGCGTATGTGGAATGCGGAGGTCAACCGCGACTTCTCCGACTACGGTATGCTGACGCAGGAGCAGATCCAGCAGCGCAACGACTACCGCAGCTTTGTGGAGTCAATCACGCGCTATCTCTATCCCGACGACAGTACGTTTGAGGGACGCCGTATGCGCCTCATTCAGGAGTATTTCTTCGTCTCCGCCGGCGTACAGAGCATTGTCCGTCACTACAAGAAGACGGGCATGAGCATCTATGACTTCGGCAAGAAGATCGGCATTCACATCAACGACACGCATCCCGCGCTCTGCGTGGCGGAGCTCATGCGCGTCCTCGTCGATGAGGAGGAGCTGACATGGGAGGATGCGTGGGCGATCACGCGAGACACGATCGGCTACACAAACCACACGATCATGCCCGAAGCGCTGGAGACATGGAGCGTGGATATGTTCCGCCCGCTGCTCCCGCGCATCTACATGATTATCGACGAGATCAACCGCCGCCACCTCGAGGAGGTGCGCCGCCGCTATCCGAACAATGAGGACAAGGTGCGTGCGCTCTCCATCATACAGGACGGCGTGATCCACATGGCGCGTCTCTCGATTGTCGGCGGGCACAGCGTCAACGGCGTTGCGAAGATCCATACGGGTATCCTGAAATCCACAACCCTCAAGGATTTTTACGACTATACGCCGCGCAAGTTCAACAACAAGACGAACGGCATCACACATCGCCGCTGGCTCATGGGGGCAAACCCCGAACTCGCGGATCTGATCGACACGATGCTCGGCAGCCGTGAGTGGCATCGCCATCCCGAGAAGATGGACGGACTGCACGACCATGTTGCGGACAAGAACTTCCGCGAGCAGCTCATGAAGATCAAACATCTGCGCCGCGAGGGACTCGCACGCTACATCGAGCAGCACAACGGGGTGAAGCTGAATCCGGATTCGATGTTTGACATCCAGGTCAAGCGCATTCACTCCTACAAGCGGCAGCTGATGAATATTCTGCACATCATGTACCGCTATCACCGTGCGCTCAGTGAACCGGGATTCCTGACGCAGCCTGTGACCTACTTCTTCGGCGGCAAGGCAGCCCCCGGCTACTACATCGCGAAGGAGACGATCCGCCTCATCAATGTCGTTGCTGACCGCATCAACAAGGACAAGCGCGTGAGCGACTTCATGAAGGTCATCTTCATCGAGAACTTCGGTGTGTCCATCGGCGAGCTGGTCTATCCCGCAGCGGATGTCAGCGAGCAGATCTCGACCGCATCGAAGGAGGCCTCGGGCACGGGCAACATGAAGTTCATGATGAACGGCGCGATCACGCTTGGAACGCTCGACGGTGCGAACGTCGAGATCCGCGATGCAGTCGGCAATGACCACTGCGTCATCTTCGGCCTCAAGGCGGAGGAGGTCATGAACTACTATGCGACGGGCGCGTATTCGGCGTGGGATGAGTATCACACGAACGAGAAGGTACGCACGGTGATGAACCAGCTCGTCGACGGCACTTACGGAGATTTCCGTTCGCTGTATGACTATCTCCTGCACGCGAACGATGAATTCTTTATCTTGAAGGACTTCAATGCGTACGACAATGCGCGCATCGAGGTCATGCGGCGGTTCAAGGACAAGGATGGCTGGGCACGCACGGCAGCAATGAACGTCGCGCACTCCGGCGGCTTCTCGTCCGACCGCACGATCGACGAATATGCACGCGAGATCTGGGGCATTCGTCCCGTTATCATCTCGTAG
- the glgB gene encoding 1,4-alpha-glucan branching protein GlgB, producing the protein MKTSALSEFDLYLFHQGTNYHAQEMLGAHFIEQDGKKGVRFTVWAPNAKAVSVVGEFNDWNVFIHPMNRMDDGEIWEVFVEGLGEGEIYKYAIEPQWGGPRIMKADPYGFYAEKKPQTASRTYDMNHYEWKDEAWQKRKAEESSYERPMLTYEVHAGSWRRTLEGDYLSYRELADQLISYVKDMNYTHIEFMPLCEHPYDGSWGYQATGYFAVTSRYGTPDDFRYLVDTAHQNGIGIIMDWVPGHFCKDEQGLRHFDGKNLYESDNETRAENWEWGTTNFDYGRTEVQSFLISNALFWFEEFHIDGLRIDAVANMLYLNYGRKDGEWQPNKYGDTGNLEAMDFLKKLNETIFKYHPQALMIAEESTSWPLISKPVYMGGMGFNYKWNMGWMNDMLSYMSLDPIYRKWNQDKITFSLMYAFSENFVLPLSHDEVVHGKCSLISKMPGDYWQKFAGLRGFFGYWMAHPGKKLLFMGGEFGHFIEWNFDDSMDWHLVEQYPMHTKMLAYSKALNKFYVDNKALWQVDFDWNGFQWIDCNDSENSIIALVRRAEDRSDFIVCVHNFTPEVRHGYRIGVPTKGTYVEVFNSDEEQYGGSGVRNTGDIVSEDYAFHGREQSIVITVPPLATTFYRLKRQSGAGTPVSEVPETVDAVAKKKAMTSKTADAAAEKTEDEAPKKAASKKRTAAKSAVAEDAVKPAAKKTTRAAAKTEAAEKPAKKTTAKKTAKSETKEMAEAEKPVKKATPKKSAKAKPADAEKKAAKPAAKATKSTGMTATKKKPARKTAAEAEDKPKKTRAAKA; encoded by the coding sequence ATGAAAACATCTGCACTCAGTGAGTTTGATCTGTACCTCTTTCATCAGGGCACAAACTATCATGCCCAGGAAATGCTCGGCGCTCACTTCATAGAGCAGGACGGCAAAAAGGGCGTCCGCTTTACGGTGTGGGCACCGAATGCGAAGGCGGTCAGTGTCGTCGGCGAGTTCAATGACTGGAACGTCTTCATTCATCCGATGAACCGCATGGATGACGGCGAGATCTGGGAGGTATTCGTCGAGGGGCTCGGCGAGGGCGAGATCTACAAGTACGCCATCGAGCCGCAGTGGGGCGGGCCGCGCATCATGAAGGCGGATCCCTATGGGTTCTATGCCGAGAAGAAGCCGCAGACGGCATCCCGCACCTACGATATGAACCACTATGAGTGGAAGGATGAGGCGTGGCAGAAACGCAAGGCGGAGGAGTCCTCGTATGAGCGTCCCATGCTCACCTACGAGGTGCACGCGGGCTCTTGGCGGCGCACGCTTGAGGGCGACTACCTCTCCTATCGTGAGCTGGCAGATCAGCTCATCAGCTACGTCAAGGACATGAACTACACCCATATCGAGTTCATGCCTCTCTGCGAGCACCCCTATGACGGTTCGTGGGGCTATCAGGCGACGGGCTATTTCGCCGTGACGAGCCGCTACGGCACGCCCGATGACTTCCGCTATCTGGTCGATACGGCGCATCAGAACGGCATCGGCATCATCATGGACTGGGTGCCCGGTCACTTCTGCAAGGATGAGCAGGGGCTGCGCCACTTCGACGGCAAGAACCTCTACGAGTCCGACAATGAGACGCGTGCAGAGAACTGGGAGTGGGGCACGACCAACTTCGATTACGGGCGTACGGAGGTGCAGAGCTTCCTCATCTCGAACGCACTGTTCTGGTTCGAGGAGTTCCACATCGACGGCCTGCGCATCGATGCCGTTGCGAATATGCTCTACCTCAACTACGGGCGCAAGGACGGCGAGTGGCAGCCGAACAAATACGGCGACACGGGCAACCTCGAGGCGATGGACTTCCTGAAGAAGCTCAACGAAACGATCTTCAAGTACCATCCACAGGCGCTGATGATCGCGGAGGAATCGACCTCGTGGCCGCTCATCTCGAAGCCTGTCTACATGGGCGGCATGGGCTTCAACTACAAGTGGAACATGGGCTGGATGAACGACATGCTCTCCTACATGAGCCTTGATCCGATCTATCGCAAGTGGAATCAGGACAAGATCACGTTCTCCCTCATGTATGCGTTCTCCGAGAACTTCGTCCTGCCGCTCTCGCATGACGAGGTCGTGCACGGCAAGTGCTCGCTCATCAGCAAGATGCCGGGCGACTACTGGCAGAAGTTTGCGGGGCTGCGCGGATTCTTCGGCTACTGGATGGCGCATCCGGGCAAGAAGCTGCTCTTCATGGGTGGCGAGTTCGGACACTTCATCGAGTGGAACTTCGACGACAGCATGGACTGGCATCTCGTCGAGCAGTATCCGATGCACACGAAGATGCTCGCCTACTCGAAGGCTCTTAATAAATTCTACGTCGACAACAAGGCACTCTGGCAGGTCGACTTCGACTGGAACGGCTTCCAGTGGATCGACTGCAACGACAGCGAGAACAGCATCATCGCACTCGTCCGTCGCGCCGAGGATCGCAGCGACTTCATCGTCTGCGTGCACAACTTCACGCCCGAGGTGCGTCACGGCTACCGCATCGGTGTGCCGACGAAGGGCACCTATGTCGAGGTCTTCAACTCCGACGAGGAGCAGTACGGCGGCAGCGGCGTGCGCAACACGGGCGATATTGTGAGCGAGGACTATGCGTTCCACGGGCGCGAGCAGTCCATCGTCATCACCGTTCCGCCTCTGGCGACGACGTTCTATCGTCTGAAGCGGCAGAGCGGCGCGGGAACGCCCGTCAGCGAAGTACCTGAGACGGTGGATGCCGTGGCAAAAAAAAAAGCAATGACTTCTAAAACTGCGGATGCAGCAGCAGAGAAGACAGAGGACGAAGCCCCCAAGAAGGCTGCGTCCAAGAAGCGCACTGCTGCGAAATCTGCGGTCGCAGAGGATGCTGTAAAGCCTGCGGCAAAGAAGACGACGCGTGCTGCTGCAAAGACGGAAGCGGCGGAAAAGCCCGCAAAGAAGACCACGGCGAAGAAGACCGCCAAGTCTGAGACGAAGGAGATGGCGGAAGCAGAAAAACCCGTGAAGAAGGCTACGCCGAAGAAGTCTGCCAAGGCAAAGCCTGCGGATGCCGAGAAAAAGGCGGCGAAGCCGGCGGCAAAGGCGACGAAATCCACAGGGATGACGGCAACAAAGAAAAAGCCCGCGCGCAAGACTGCCGCAGAGGCGGAAGACAAGCCAAAGAAAACGCGTGCGGCAAAGGCGTAA
- the glgA gene encoding glycogen synthase GlgA → MKVLYVASEAVPFVKTGGLADVAGSLPAALVKDGVDCRVILPKYGAISEEIRKSMEHVYDGILNVAWRDKFVGIDKYVLDGVTYYFVDNEEYFNREGFYGYPDDAERFSFFSRAVLNLLPALDFWPDIVHANDWHSALVPVFLKLEHMDDTRYAGIKSLFTIHNLKYQGVFPKDVMTDVLGLDWQYFNNGDFEFFDAVNFMKAGIIYADYVSTVSKTYAEEIQYDYYGEHLEGLLRKRREELFGIVNGIDYDVYNPETDKNLYVNYSVKKAVEGKSDNKVRLQRDLGLPENRRTPMVAMITRLVANKGLDLVVRVLDEILQHENVQFVLLGTGDRGYEDWFKELAWRYPNKVSINIRFSNELAQRIYAASDIFLMPSMFEPCGLGQLIAMRYGTIPVVRETGGLKDTVVQFDRSDVDKGNGFLFYEYNAHQMMYALKRALAAYGNLREWRQLIFTAMHSDFSWKRSAKEYEKLYERLLLEG, encoded by the coding sequence ATGAAGGTACTTTATGTAGCATCGGAGGCAGTTCCCTTTGTCAAGACCGGCGGTCTTGCGGATGTGGCGGGCTCGCTCCCTGCCGCGCTTGTAAAGGATGGGGTGGACTGCCGCGTTATTCTGCCGAAGTACGGTGCGATTTCCGAGGAGATTCGGAAATCGATGGAGCATGTCTACGACGGGATTCTGAACGTTGCGTGGCGGGATAAGTTCGTCGGTATTGACAAGTATGTGCTGGACGGCGTGACCTACTACTTCGTGGACAACGAGGAGTATTTCAACCGCGAGGGGTTCTATGGGTATCCCGACGATGCCGAGCGGTTCTCGTTCTTCAGCCGCGCTGTCCTCAACCTCCTGCCTGCACTGGATTTCTGGCCGGACATCGTTCACGCGAACGACTGGCACTCTGCGCTCGTCCCCGTGTTCCTAAAGCTCGAGCATATGGACGATACACGCTATGCCGGCATCAAGTCGCTCTTTACCATCCACAACCTGAAGTATCAGGGGGTCTTCCCGAAGGATGTCATGACGGATGTGTTGGGGCTTGACTGGCAGTATTTCAACAACGGCGACTTCGAGTTCTTCGATGCGGTCAACTTTATGAAAGCCGGCATCATCTACGCCGACTATGTGTCGACCGTCAGCAAGACCTACGCCGAGGAGATCCAGTACGACTACTACGGAGAGCATCTTGAAGGACTGTTGCGCAAGCGCCGCGAGGAACTATTCGGCATCGTGAACGGCATTGACTACGATGTCTACAACCCCGAGACGGATAAGAACCTCTACGTCAACTACAGTGTGAAAAAGGCGGTCGAGGGCAAGAGTGACAACAAGGTGCGCCTGCAGCGCGATCTGGGACTCCCGGAGAACCGCCGCACGCCGATGGTCGCAATGATCACACGCCTCGTGGCGAACAAGGGGCTCGATCTTGTCGTGCGCGTGCTGGATGAGATCCTTCAGCACGAGAACGTGCAGTTCGTCCTGCTCGGTACGGGTGACCGCGGCTATGAGGACTGGTTCAAGGAACTCGCGTGGCGCTATCCGAACAAGGTGTCGATCAACATCCGCTTCTCGAATGAGCTTGCACAGCGCATCTATGCTGCATCGGATATCTTCCTCATGCCGTCCATGTTCGAGCCATGCGGTCTCGGACAGCTGATCGCCATGCGCTACGGCACCATTCCCGTTGTGCGTGAGACGGGGGGGCTGAAGGATACCGTCGTCCAGTTCGACCGCTCGGACGTGGACAAGGGCAACGGCTTCCTGTTCTACGAATACAATGCGCATCAGATGATGTATGCCCTCAAGCGTGCTCTTGCGGCATACGGCAATCTGCGCGAGTGGCGGCAGCTCATCTTTACTGCAATGCACAGTGACTTCAGCTGGAAACGCTCGGCGAAGGAGTACGAAAAGCTCTATGAGCGCCTCCTGCTCGAGGGCTGA